DNA sequence from the Ruminococcus albus 7 = DSM 20455 genome:
AGCGTAGATAAGTTTCCACAGAGCGAGAGAGCAAAATCGAGGAAATCCGCTGCTGTAACTGTAGTTTCGCTGTCCGAAACTTAGGAGGTATTTTCATGTTTACAATCAATGTTGATGATATTAACAGCATCCTTCAGGATTTTGGAATAAGAAGCAAATGCGTCTCTTTTAGCGAATTACAAAGATATCATTATGAAAAAGATGATCCAGCATCTAAAGAGGTCCGACTGATTATTAAAGCTCAACTGGAAGATTCTCATTCGCTTGTTATTCGATTTAAGAATGAATCGGATGCACCTATTGAGACGATAGAAGCTCAGAGCCGGTTTGCAGATTTATTGAAGGTGCATGGGATTCAAACGCCGAATGCCTATGCTTCAAAAGGGTTTTATGCACGCCAATACCAAATATACGGATATGATGTAGTGGTTACGGTTGAGGATTTCGTTTGTGGGGAAATTCATCTTGTTAATGTCGAAATAGCAGAGAAGACCGGTAAGCTGCTTGCCAGAATGCATAATATAGCTGAGACCGAGGATTTTCATGTTCAATCTGAGGTGCTGTTTAATCCGCTGAAAAGCAATGATCTATTTGATTTTGAAGCGTTTGCTGCAAACAAAAATAAACTTATTGAAATTGATGAGGATTTATATTGCAAAATCTGTCAGGAACATGAGCTACTCCTACAAAAAATAACCGCTTTTGAAAAAGATCCGAGTTACGCTGTTCAAGGTGATTTAAGTGATTGCAACCTTTATATGACCCGAACCGGGGAGATCGGCGTATTTGACTTTAACCGCTGCGGGGATAATAACCTGTATTTTGATGCAGTAATGCAGGCTCTTTTTATAGCTCGGCTGATGGATTATCCGGAAATAATAGCTGGCAATCATGAACAGATGATCTTGAGGGGGTTTCTGAAAGGCTATCATCAGGAGCGTCCGTTTACAGAGCGGCAGAAGGAAGTGTATCCATATCTGTATGCGATCATATCTGCCTTTTGGCTGGGCGATATGAAATTCAACAACGATAGTTTGGAAAACGCGATCAAAGAAGATGATTTCTCTGCGATTCATCATTGGATGGAGACGATCTTGGAGCGAGCTCGCTTACGTCAGCTTATGCCAATATAATTACAGAATTACAACCACATAACACGGCTCCACACTGCCATCATCGGCGGCGGGGAAAACGGTTCGGAGATATGTTTCTCTGAACGCACACAGGCGGTTGGCTTATTTCCTTGAACGGTCGGGGCATATCAGATACGGATACGAGAGTCCCGAGGCACGTGGAGTGCGTGGTGTTGATGTCAAAGCAGAAATCCTGAAACGGCGAAAGACGCAGAAAACTAACTGATCTATAATTGCAATTCGGGTAGTTCAAAAATCGCGCTCAGTGTGTGGAAAAGTTGTAATGGAGGAATAAAATGAAATATATCAGTATTCTCGGCGACAAGAATTTGATGCTTACAAGCATTCAAAAGATGAAACATCCCAGCGCCACCAAAACTTATAAAGTGTCAGTCGATCGCTTCTGCGTTGAATTTACTGATGGGCATATCTTTTTTGATTACGACACGGATTTATCAGATTGGGAAGATGCGATTGAAAAGTTGCCTTTTCAGGCGGCAGCGGTCATCATGATCGTTTATCAGAATTCCGCAAACGTCCGTCATGTAATAAGGCAACAGGATTTTCCGCAGAATGTATATGTAGATAACGATTTTGGCGTATTGCTTCCCCTTCACGAATACATAGCGGCTGGAATGCCGATGGAAGAATAAACAAAAACCCCCGCACCAATGAATCACCAGTGATGCGGGGTTCGTTTTATTCTTTGGAACTATCTATTATCTGCGACCCTTTTTTCTGTCCGGGGGCGAGTAGCTCCAGCTTGTCTGAGGCATAGTAGGTGTAACCTTTATCGGTGCAGTAACGGTCTATTTTTTTTATAAGTTCACTGTCTGTGGTGTATTCAAGCAGATATACATCCTTGCCGTAACTGCTGACCATTTCAGCGTAATCCTGAAAATATTCCCTTTCTGTATCTTCATTAGCAGTGAATGTTTCATCATCCCAGTTTATTTTGCTGAATATCGTTTCTTGATTTTCAGCATCCATAATGCTGTCAAGCTCGGAATTACGCTTGGCATATTCATTAACGTATTCATCACCGCCGTTTATGATAACGTATGTGTTCAGATCTTTAAAACCTTTGAGTATGTTCGTCACTCCGTTGAACATCTCATCGGTAGGGTAGTGATAATAAACATCGGTGTTATCAACGAAAAGTCCGTCCACACCTTTGTCGATCATGCTGACGGCAAGATCATTCACCACGAATTCCTGCCATTCTTTTTGTGAAACATCTACCCACTTTTCCTCTTCCCAGTTTTCGTAGACATCCAGAGTAAATCGTTCATAGTCCTTGTAATACGGGCGGAAATCTTCTACCGATCCCAGATTGATGTAGCTGTAAACTGTATGACCGGAATCTTTAAGCTCTCTGATCTCATCGGCAGAAAAATACTGTGCGTCTATTACGATCTTTTCATAAGCCTCCATCAGCGGCATATCTTCGGGTGAAGCTCCTAAAAATACACCGTAGCGGTATTTTATCCCGCTGCTCCCGGAACAGCCCGATGAAGTCATCAAAGCCGCTGCGCATATCAATGTAATGGTGACCGTTTTAAAGATAGACTTCATTACATACCAATCTCCTTACGGATCTCTTTGAAATGCTCAAACTCCTTGGTGAGATCAGCTATGCAGGCTTCAAGACCTTCAGCTGAGTATTCCTCGGAATACTGTGCAACAAGCTCTTCAGCCAGATCAAAGCATTTTTTGCCGTACCACACATCTACTTTCAATTCGCTTTTTTCGTCTGATTTTTTTGGCGTTATGCGATAGTTGAAATTTGTATAAAGGCTGCCTGTCCATATATTTTTCTCCTGAAAAAAATAGAAAGTTGGCAGATCGAAATATCCGTGAAGCATAAATAACCTCCTGATCATTGATAATAATATCATATCATAATTTGCCGAAAAAGTAAATACAAGTTTGGTTAATTTTTCTGATCTGTCTTTTTGTTGTTATAATATCGAAGTTGATATTTTTCATTGCTATTTTCTTATGGATATATCTTTACTGCTTATGTGCGAAAATAATTTAAATTTGTTGTATGGTGTCTTTACTTTTTCCATTTGATGTGTTATAATAATAAAGATATATTATAGCGGAAAGGGGATTGGCTTCATGAGGTTAATAGTTGCAGCGGCTGCTATGGCGGCAGTCATGCTTTGCGGATGTACGGTAACTCCGCAGGCTGAAAAAAATAACAGCAACAAGCCCGTGGCAAGAGAGTATGAGGAAAAAGAGGCAGTTGTTCCCGAGTTGCTCACCGCTCATATTGATGCTGATGATAAAGAATTCAGCGCAGGAGGACCATTGGTATACAATGACTTTTCTGTTGGCGATGATTTTAATTTTCTTGACTCTACTGTGAACGAGCGTCAGGATGTATGGACATATAACTACTGGGGCGTTTATGACGAGAATGATGAAAAGTACCGTGATCTTAGTTTCTTTCATCGTACCCCTTATGAATGTACTCCCTATGATATCGAAGAATACTACGGCGGCAAGTCAAAACCAGTTTCGGAAGATGATGATAAATTGTGGCAGCTTGCAAGTCTTGTAGATAATACTCCCTTCCTGATAAATATATCTCACGCAGAGCATTATTTCGATTATAAGTATCCTTTCCCTGAGGACTCCGGCAGACTTGGACAGTATGCAGGTCTGCGGTTCTATTTTGATGGCAAGGGACAGATGGTACTGGCAGTGATGTATCTCAATGATGATCTTATGCCCCTTTGTCAGGTGGACAGGGATTCGTATACTTTCAGGGAAAATTATGA
Encoded proteins:
- a CDS encoding endo alpha-1,4 polygalactosaminidase, with the translated sequence MKSIFKTVTITLICAAALMTSSGCSGSSGIKYRYGVFLGASPEDMPLMEAYEKIVIDAQYFSADEIRELKDSGHTVYSYINLGSVEDFRPYYKDYERFTLDVYENWEEEKWVDVSQKEWQEFVVNDLAVSMIDKGVDGLFVDNTDVYYHYPTDEMFNGVTNILKGFKDLNTYVIINGGDEYVNEYAKRNSELDSIMDAENQETIFSKINWDDETFTANEDTEREYFQDYAEMVSSYGKDVYLLEYTTDSELIKKIDRYCTDKGYTYYASDKLELLAPGQKKGSQIIDSSKE
- a CDS encoding phosphotransferase, translating into MFTINVDDINSILQDFGIRSKCVSFSELQRYHYEKDDPASKEVRLIIKAQLEDSHSLVIRFKNESDAPIETIEAQSRFADLLKVHGIQTPNAYASKGFYARQYQIYGYDVVVTVEDFVCGEIHLVNVEIAEKTGKLLARMHNIAETEDFHVQSEVLFNPLKSNDLFDFEAFAANKNKLIEIDEDLYCKICQEHELLLQKITAFEKDPSYAVQGDLSDCNLYMTRTGEIGVFDFNRCGDNNLYFDAVMQALFIARLMDYPEIIAGNHEQMILRGFLKGYHQERPFTERQKEVYPYLYAIISAFWLGDMKFNNDSLENAIKEDDFSAIHHWMETILERARLRQLMPI